Proteins from a single region of Oncorhynchus tshawytscha isolate Ot180627B linkage group LG03, Otsh_v2.0, whole genome shotgun sequence:
- the sik1 gene encoding serine/threonine-protein kinase SIK2 isoform X3: MVIMTESSQGAQPNHTQGRPLQVGFYEIISTLGKGNFAVVKLARHKVTKTQVMETKDMLYIVTEYAKNGEMFDYLTSNGRMSEDEAQKKFGQILTAVDYCHRHHIVHRDLKTENLLLDANMNIKLADFGFGNFYNAGEPLSTWCGSPPYAAPEVFEGKEYEGPQLDIWSLGVVLYVLVCGSLPFDGPSLPALRQRVTEGRFRIPFFMSQDCENLIRRMLVVDPAKRISVAQIKQHRWMLADPTALHQTLSMTLPLTDYNSNLGDYSEPVLGIMQTLGIDRQRTIESLQSSSYNHFSAIYYLLLERIREHRAQQLSRQCGPWNQRPRSTSDSGTPEVIMEDSFRPSAYPIQCKSTPPMHAEMEYDQGALFQRVVFPVEASLNRLLCNRSISPNSLVETSISEEVRPRDLEEEVTHTCSALVLPTTTSRRHTLAEVSARFHQCNPPCIIVSPSDGASSDSCLRSSSTPNPALHPAVGGLSAVLAIGTDPGALVPADSPPALSCHLLPQAQAASFQEGRRASDTSLTQGLKAFRQQLRKNTRTKGLLGLNKIKGLARQVCPPTSDRSSRGTWGSIGPTISEHRSMLEEVLHQQRMLQIQHKPQPQPPWPAPTQNPPFFLSQQQPPPPPQSSPPPPPCSTPPPLPPPGGTPTPPALPPEPPGSPACLLAATSGDIFTLLWLLFLLLLFLLLLLLFLSLPRGYCCLPPRGSTAHKPAAQPLPRDQRPPPDQPPGPSPGPDPGFHQGPLPPHAYAGDVESGFSLRERV, translated from the exons ATGGTGATCATGACGGAGAGCAGCCAGGGGGCCCAGCCCAACCATACCCAGGGAAGGCCTCTCCAAGTCGGCTTCTATGAGATCATCAGCACGCTCGGGAAAGGAAACTTTGCCGTGGTCAAACTGGCAAGGCACAAAGTCACCAAAACACAG GTAATGGAGACTAAAGATATGCTGTACATTGTGACAGAATACGCCAAAAATGGAGAGATGTTCG ACTACTTGACCTCAAACGGGCGCATGAGCGAGGATGAGGCACAGAAGAAGTTCGGGCAGATTCTGACGGCAGTGGATTACTGCCATAGACACCACATCGTTCACAGAGACCTCAAAACTGAGAATCTACTGCTGGATGCCAACATGAACATCAAACTGGCTG ACTTTGGATTCGGTAACTTCTACAACGCAGGCGAGCCCCTGTCTACGTGGTGTGGCAGCCCCCCTTACGCAGCACCCGAGGTGTTCGAGGGGAAGGAGTACGAAGGGCCACAGTTGGATATCTGG AGTCTGGGTGTGGTTCTGTACGTTCTCGTGTGCGGTTCCCTTCCGTTCGACGGGCCCAGCCTCCCTGCCCTCAGACAGAGAGTCACAGAGGGGCGCTTCAGAATCCCCTTCTTCATGTCTCAAG ACTGTGAGAACCTGATCCGTAGGATGCTGGTGGTAGACCCAGCTAAGAGGATCAGTGTGGCCCAGATCAAGCAGCACCGCTGGATGCTGGCTGACCCCACAGCTCTTCACCAGACCCTCAGCATGACCCTTCCCCTCACAGACTACAACTCTAACCTGGGGGACTACAGCGAGCCTGTCCTGGGCATCATGCAAACCCTGGGCATTGACCGCCAGAGGACCATTGAG TCTCTGCAGAGCAGCAGCTACAACCACTTCTCAGCCATCTACTACTTACTGTTGGAGAGGATCAGGGAGCACCGAGCCCAACAGCTCAGCCGTCAGTGTGGGCCCTGGAACCAGAGACCCAGGAGCACCTCTGACTCCGGTACCCCAGAGGTCATCATGGAGGACAGCTTCAGACCTTCAGCCTACCCCATTCAATGCAAGAGCACCCCTCCCATGCACGCGGAGATGGAATATGACCAAGGTGCATTGTTCCAACGTGTGGTGTTTCCGGTGGAAGCCAGTCTGAACCGACTGCTGTGTAACCGCTCCATCTCCCCCAACAGCCTGGTGGAGACCAGCATCAGTGAGGAGGTGCGGCCCCGCGACCTGGAGGAGGAGGTCACACACACCTGCTCGGCCCTCGTCctgcccaccaccacctcccGGCGACACACCCTGGCCGAGGTCTCTGCTCGCTTCCACCAGTGCAACCCCCCCTGCATCATTGTCAGCCCCTCCGATGGTGCGTCGTCTGACAGCTGTCTGAGGTCCTCGTCCACCCCCAACCCCGCTCTGCACCCCGCTGTAGGTGGCCTGTCAGCCGTGCTGGCCATTGGGACTGACCCTGGGGCACTGGTCCCCGCCGATAGCCCACCGGCCCTCTCCTGTCACCTCCTCCCCCAGGCTCAGGCTGCCAGCTTCCAAGAGGGCCGCAGAGCCTCCGACACCTCCCTCACACAAG GTCTGAAAGCCTTCCGCCAACAGCTGAGAAAGAACACGCGCACTAAAGGCCTTCTGGGTCTGAATAAGATCAAAGGTCTGGCGAGGCAGGTCTGCCCTCCGACCTCCGACCGCAGTAGCCGTGGCACCTGGGGATCAATAGGCCCCACCATCAGTGAACACCGCAGCATGCTGGAGGAAGTTCTGCACCAGCAAAG gATGCTCCAGATTCAGCACAAGCCCCAACCTCAGCCTCCTTGGCCAGCACCTACCCAGAATCCCCCGTTCTTCCTGTCCCAGCAGCAGCCCCCTCCCCCACCTCAGTCTTCGCCGCCCCCTCCACCCTGTTCGACACCCCcgcccctccctcctccagggGGAACCCCAACACCCCCTGCCCTCCCACCAGAGCCCCCTGGCTCTCCAGCATGCCTTCTGGCAGCAACCTCTGGAGATATCTTCACCCTCCTAtggctcctcttcctcctgctcctcttcctcctcctgctcctcctcttcctctctctcccccgtgggTACTGCTGCTTACCTCCTCGAGGCTCGACTGCACATAAGCCAGCAGCCCAGCCTCTACCTCGAGACCAACGTCCACCCCCAGACCAACCCCCAGGACCAAGCCCAGGACCAGACCCAGGCTTTCACCAAGGGCCCCTTCCCCCTCATGCCTATGCAGGGGATGTGGAGTCTGGATTCAGCCTCCGGGAGAGAGTCTGA
- the sik1 gene encoding serine/threonine-protein kinase SIK2 isoform X1 → MVIMTESSQGAQPNHTQGRPLQVGFYEIISTLGKGNFAVVKLARHKVTKTQVAIKIIDKTRLNPSNLEKIYREVQIMKLLNHPHIIKLYQVMETKDMLYIVTEYAKNGEMFDYLTSNGRMSEDEAQKKFGQILTAVDYCHRHHIVHRDLKTENLLLDANMNIKLADFGFGNFYNAGEPLSTWCGSPPYAAPEVFEGKEYEGPQLDIWSLGVVLYVLVCGSLPFDGPSLPALRQRVTEGRFRIPFFMSQDCENLIRRMLVVDPAKRISVAQIKQHRWMLADPTALHQTLSMTLPLTDYNSNLGDYSEPVLGIMQTLGIDRQRTIESLQSSSYNHFSAIYYLLLERIREHRAQQLSRQCGPWNQRPRSTSDSGTPEVIMEDSFRPSAYPIQCKSTPPMHAEMEYDQGALFQRVVFPVEASLNRLLCNRSISPNSLVETSISEEVRPRDLEEEVTHTCSALVLPTTTSRRHTLAEVSARFHQCNPPCIIVSPSDGASSDSCLRSSSTPNPALHPAVGGLSAVLAIGTDPGALVPADSPPALSCHLLPQAQAASFQEGRRASDTSLTQGLKAFRQQLRKNTRTKGLLGLNKIKGLARQVCPPTSDRSSRGTWGSIGPTISEHRSMLEEVLHQQRMLQIQHKPQPQPPWPAPTQNPPFFLSQQQPPPPPQSSPPPPPCSTPPPLPPPGGTPTPPALPPEPPGSPACLLAATSGDIFTLLWLLFLLLLFLLLLLLFLSLPRGYCCLPPRGSTAHKPAAQPLPRDQRPPPDQPPGPSPGPDPGFHQGPLPPHAYAGDVESGFSLRERV, encoded by the exons ATGGTGATCATGACGGAGAGCAGCCAGGGGGCCCAGCCCAACCATACCCAGGGAAGGCCTCTCCAAGTCGGCTTCTATGAGATCATCAGCACGCTCGGGAAAGGAAACTTTGCCGTGGTCAAACTGGCAAGGCACAAAGTCACCAAAACACAG GTGGCCATAAAGATCATTGACAAGACAAGACTAAACCCATCCAACCTAGAGAAGATCTACAGGGAGGTCCAGATAATGAAGCTGCTTAACCACCCCCATATCATCAAACTCTACCAg GTAATGGAGACTAAAGATATGCTGTACATTGTGACAGAATACGCCAAAAATGGAGAGATGTTCG ACTACTTGACCTCAAACGGGCGCATGAGCGAGGATGAGGCACAGAAGAAGTTCGGGCAGATTCTGACGGCAGTGGATTACTGCCATAGACACCACATCGTTCACAGAGACCTCAAAACTGAGAATCTACTGCTGGATGCCAACATGAACATCAAACTGGCTG ACTTTGGATTCGGTAACTTCTACAACGCAGGCGAGCCCCTGTCTACGTGGTGTGGCAGCCCCCCTTACGCAGCACCCGAGGTGTTCGAGGGGAAGGAGTACGAAGGGCCACAGTTGGATATCTGG AGTCTGGGTGTGGTTCTGTACGTTCTCGTGTGCGGTTCCCTTCCGTTCGACGGGCCCAGCCTCCCTGCCCTCAGACAGAGAGTCACAGAGGGGCGCTTCAGAATCCCCTTCTTCATGTCTCAAG ACTGTGAGAACCTGATCCGTAGGATGCTGGTGGTAGACCCAGCTAAGAGGATCAGTGTGGCCCAGATCAAGCAGCACCGCTGGATGCTGGCTGACCCCACAGCTCTTCACCAGACCCTCAGCATGACCCTTCCCCTCACAGACTACAACTCTAACCTGGGGGACTACAGCGAGCCTGTCCTGGGCATCATGCAAACCCTGGGCATTGACCGCCAGAGGACCATTGAG TCTCTGCAGAGCAGCAGCTACAACCACTTCTCAGCCATCTACTACTTACTGTTGGAGAGGATCAGGGAGCACCGAGCCCAACAGCTCAGCCGTCAGTGTGGGCCCTGGAACCAGAGACCCAGGAGCACCTCTGACTCCGGTACCCCAGAGGTCATCATGGAGGACAGCTTCAGACCTTCAGCCTACCCCATTCAATGCAAGAGCACCCCTCCCATGCACGCGGAGATGGAATATGACCAAGGTGCATTGTTCCAACGTGTGGTGTTTCCGGTGGAAGCCAGTCTGAACCGACTGCTGTGTAACCGCTCCATCTCCCCCAACAGCCTGGTGGAGACCAGCATCAGTGAGGAGGTGCGGCCCCGCGACCTGGAGGAGGAGGTCACACACACCTGCTCGGCCCTCGTCctgcccaccaccacctcccGGCGACACACCCTGGCCGAGGTCTCTGCTCGCTTCCACCAGTGCAACCCCCCCTGCATCATTGTCAGCCCCTCCGATGGTGCGTCGTCTGACAGCTGTCTGAGGTCCTCGTCCACCCCCAACCCCGCTCTGCACCCCGCTGTAGGTGGCCTGTCAGCCGTGCTGGCCATTGGGACTGACCCTGGGGCACTGGTCCCCGCCGATAGCCCACCGGCCCTCTCCTGTCACCTCCTCCCCCAGGCTCAGGCTGCCAGCTTCCAAGAGGGCCGCAGAGCCTCCGACACCTCCCTCACACAAG GTCTGAAAGCCTTCCGCCAACAGCTGAGAAAGAACACGCGCACTAAAGGCCTTCTGGGTCTGAATAAGATCAAAGGTCTGGCGAGGCAGGTCTGCCCTCCGACCTCCGACCGCAGTAGCCGTGGCACCTGGGGATCAATAGGCCCCACCATCAGTGAACACCGCAGCATGCTGGAGGAAGTTCTGCACCAGCAAAG gATGCTCCAGATTCAGCACAAGCCCCAACCTCAGCCTCCTTGGCCAGCACCTACCCAGAATCCCCCGTTCTTCCTGTCCCAGCAGCAGCCCCCTCCCCCACCTCAGTCTTCGCCGCCCCCTCCACCCTGTTCGACACCCCcgcccctccctcctccagggGGAACCCCAACACCCCCTGCCCTCCCACCAGAGCCCCCTGGCTCTCCAGCATGCCTTCTGGCAGCAACCTCTGGAGATATCTTCACCCTCCTAtggctcctcttcctcctgctcctcttcctcctcctgctcctcctcttcctctctctcccccgtgggTACTGCTGCTTACCTCCTCGAGGCTCGACTGCACATAAGCCAGCAGCCCAGCCTCTACCTCGAGACCAACGTCCACCCCCAGACCAACCCCCAGGACCAAGCCCAGGACCAGACCCAGGCTTTCACCAAGGGCCCCTTCCCCCTCATGCCTATGCAGGGGATGTGGAGTCTGGATTCAGCCTCCGGGAGAGAGTCTGA
- the sik1 gene encoding serine/threonine-protein kinase SIK2 isoform X2, whose protein sequence is MRSSARSGKETLPWSNWQGTKSPKHSLLCWLVVHCQVAIKIIDKTRLNPSNLEKIYREVQIMKLLNHPHIIKLYQVMETKDMLYIVTEYAKNGEMFDYLTSNGRMSEDEAQKKFGQILTAVDYCHRHHIVHRDLKTENLLLDANMNIKLADFGFGNFYNAGEPLSTWCGSPPYAAPEVFEGKEYEGPQLDIWSLGVVLYVLVCGSLPFDGPSLPALRQRVTEGRFRIPFFMSQDCENLIRRMLVVDPAKRISVAQIKQHRWMLADPTALHQTLSMTLPLTDYNSNLGDYSEPVLGIMQTLGIDRQRTIESLQSSSYNHFSAIYYLLLERIREHRAQQLSRQCGPWNQRPRSTSDSGTPEVIMEDSFRPSAYPIQCKSTPPMHAEMEYDQGALFQRVVFPVEASLNRLLCNRSISPNSLVETSISEEVRPRDLEEEVTHTCSALVLPTTTSRRHTLAEVSARFHQCNPPCIIVSPSDGASSDSCLRSSSTPNPALHPAVGGLSAVLAIGTDPGALVPADSPPALSCHLLPQAQAASFQEGRRASDTSLTQGLKAFRQQLRKNTRTKGLLGLNKIKGLARQVCPPTSDRSSRGTWGSIGPTISEHRSMLEEVLHQQRMLQIQHKPQPQPPWPAPTQNPPFFLSQQQPPPPPQSSPPPPPCSTPPPLPPPGGTPTPPALPPEPPGSPACLLAATSGDIFTLLWLLFLLLLFLLLLLLFLSLPRGYCCLPPRGSTAHKPAAQPLPRDQRPPPDQPPGPSPGPDPGFHQGPLPPHAYAGDVESGFSLRERV, encoded by the exons ATGAGATCATCAGCACGCTCGGGAAAGGAAACTTTGCCGTGGTCAAACTGGCAAGGCACAAAGTCACCAAAACACAG TTTGCTGTGTTGGTTGGTTGTCCACTGCCAGGTGGCCATAAAGATCATTGACAAGACAAGACTAAACCCATCCAACCTAGAGAAGATCTACAGGGAGGTCCAGATAATGAAGCTGCTTAACCACCCCCATATCATCAAACTCTACCAg GTAATGGAGACTAAAGATATGCTGTACATTGTGACAGAATACGCCAAAAATGGAGAGATGTTCG ACTACTTGACCTCAAACGGGCGCATGAGCGAGGATGAGGCACAGAAGAAGTTCGGGCAGATTCTGACGGCAGTGGATTACTGCCATAGACACCACATCGTTCACAGAGACCTCAAAACTGAGAATCTACTGCTGGATGCCAACATGAACATCAAACTGGCTG ACTTTGGATTCGGTAACTTCTACAACGCAGGCGAGCCCCTGTCTACGTGGTGTGGCAGCCCCCCTTACGCAGCACCCGAGGTGTTCGAGGGGAAGGAGTACGAAGGGCCACAGTTGGATATCTGG AGTCTGGGTGTGGTTCTGTACGTTCTCGTGTGCGGTTCCCTTCCGTTCGACGGGCCCAGCCTCCCTGCCCTCAGACAGAGAGTCACAGAGGGGCGCTTCAGAATCCCCTTCTTCATGTCTCAAG ACTGTGAGAACCTGATCCGTAGGATGCTGGTGGTAGACCCAGCTAAGAGGATCAGTGTGGCCCAGATCAAGCAGCACCGCTGGATGCTGGCTGACCCCACAGCTCTTCACCAGACCCTCAGCATGACCCTTCCCCTCACAGACTACAACTCTAACCTGGGGGACTACAGCGAGCCTGTCCTGGGCATCATGCAAACCCTGGGCATTGACCGCCAGAGGACCATTGAG TCTCTGCAGAGCAGCAGCTACAACCACTTCTCAGCCATCTACTACTTACTGTTGGAGAGGATCAGGGAGCACCGAGCCCAACAGCTCAGCCGTCAGTGTGGGCCCTGGAACCAGAGACCCAGGAGCACCTCTGACTCCGGTACCCCAGAGGTCATCATGGAGGACAGCTTCAGACCTTCAGCCTACCCCATTCAATGCAAGAGCACCCCTCCCATGCACGCGGAGATGGAATATGACCAAGGTGCATTGTTCCAACGTGTGGTGTTTCCGGTGGAAGCCAGTCTGAACCGACTGCTGTGTAACCGCTCCATCTCCCCCAACAGCCTGGTGGAGACCAGCATCAGTGAGGAGGTGCGGCCCCGCGACCTGGAGGAGGAGGTCACACACACCTGCTCGGCCCTCGTCctgcccaccaccacctcccGGCGACACACCCTGGCCGAGGTCTCTGCTCGCTTCCACCAGTGCAACCCCCCCTGCATCATTGTCAGCCCCTCCGATGGTGCGTCGTCTGACAGCTGTCTGAGGTCCTCGTCCACCCCCAACCCCGCTCTGCACCCCGCTGTAGGTGGCCTGTCAGCCGTGCTGGCCATTGGGACTGACCCTGGGGCACTGGTCCCCGCCGATAGCCCACCGGCCCTCTCCTGTCACCTCCTCCCCCAGGCTCAGGCTGCCAGCTTCCAAGAGGGCCGCAGAGCCTCCGACACCTCCCTCACACAAG GTCTGAAAGCCTTCCGCCAACAGCTGAGAAAGAACACGCGCACTAAAGGCCTTCTGGGTCTGAATAAGATCAAAGGTCTGGCGAGGCAGGTCTGCCCTCCGACCTCCGACCGCAGTAGCCGTGGCACCTGGGGATCAATAGGCCCCACCATCAGTGAACACCGCAGCATGCTGGAGGAAGTTCTGCACCAGCAAAG gATGCTCCAGATTCAGCACAAGCCCCAACCTCAGCCTCCTTGGCCAGCACCTACCCAGAATCCCCCGTTCTTCCTGTCCCAGCAGCAGCCCCCTCCCCCACCTCAGTCTTCGCCGCCCCCTCCACCCTGTTCGACACCCCcgcccctccctcctccagggGGAACCCCAACACCCCCTGCCCTCCCACCAGAGCCCCCTGGCTCTCCAGCATGCCTTCTGGCAGCAACCTCTGGAGATATCTTCACCCTCCTAtggctcctcttcctcctgctcctcttcctcctcctgctcctcctcttcctctctctcccccgtgggTACTGCTGCTTACCTCCTCGAGGCTCGACTGCACATAAGCCAGCAGCCCAGCCTCTACCTCGAGACCAACGTCCACCCCCAGACCAACCCCCAGGACCAAGCCCAGGACCAGACCCAGGCTTTCACCAAGGGCCCCTTCCCCCTCATGCCTATGCAGGGGATGTGGAGTCTGGATTCAGCCTCCGGGAGAGAGTCTGA